The genomic segment TAAACCGACTGTGGAGCAATCAAAGGTGTGACTTCGGGTGGGTACTTGATTGCCGAAGAGGTTGTTTGAACGTCCTTTGCTAAGTTCTCATCTTTCAAGAATTCCTTATCCGGTATCCAGGTTCTTCCTAATGTGTCATTCTGAGGCATGATCAAGGGACCACCAACATTGACTCTGTAAACAGACTGGTAAGCGTAGTCAGACAGACCCGAGAAACCATTGACAGGGAAAAGGGCGGTGCCGGAGTCAGAGATAAGTTCGTCTGGAGCAGACACGACTTCGATAGCATTGATGAACGCTGCAGAACCTTTCATAGGTCTGAACCTGAGGGAGAATTGAGCATCTGTAATGTTGACGAGATACTCCTTCTGAACAACAGCTTGACtatcattgttgttgtttgttattttgaaattatgaagCAACACATATTTCTCCGTTAGAACCGAAAAGGTTGCTTGTTGGAGATCAAACTTGTCATTAGGGAAGGCCAAGAAATGGAGGCGAACCCAATGCCAACCAGGTCGAGTCAAATGGAATTTGTAGGTGGCTTCCTCACGGAAGATCCTTGCAGTTAGGTAGATAGGAGAAGCGATTTTGTCTGAAGGTGGGGCCGAGACCTGAATATCTTCCTTAGCTTCTATGTATTGGACCGTCTCCTGGTCACTCTTAAAGACTCTTCCATCAGGGTTTTTGGATGACGATTTGCTTCCACAATCAATGAGAATATCATCTGCCGGTTTAAAACCAGCAGCAGGTCCCACAGCAGCGGCAGCTACCGCGGATGCAGCAGGGCctgagaggaagaggagaataGCCAGAAGGAGAGCCATGGAAGGCTTTGGAGAAAAATCAAGGATGAGAATCGTGCAtatgtttggtttctttcttatctCCATCCCTCCTGGGTGggaaggaaagagagaagagagaaggatGGGGACGaacaaagataagaaagaaTGAGGGAGTTTGTTGGGTAGCTTGTGGTTGAAGAAAAGAGGGAGAAAAAAAGGTCATGAAAGAGAGGAAACGTGAGTTGTTATATGTGTGGCCAGTTTTGGAGTATGGTGTAATTTGGTGGAGGATATAGCATTGATGATATTCAATGGTCTATTTTTAGCAAATTACTAATTCTGTTATCTTGACAACTTTAACAAgaagccaaaaataaaataactctgGTTCCCTATttcaagaaagaacaaaaacttaaacTGAAGCTCTACCAGGGTCCTAACCTCACTAtcagtttttttaatctaaCAAGCAAACACGACACGAACAAAGATCAAAATTATCGTTTTATAGCAAGAAAGTTATGAAGAAACAATACGTAGGTGAGAACATACCAGCGAAGGCTTTTCACTGCCACTCAAGTGACTCCAAAGCTTGCTGATGAATGTCTGAATCTCCTGCTGCAACTACATTAAAGCCTATGACACATGAAAAGGTAgataaaatgtttaataattCGACATTCAGGGGTAGAGTGATATTTGTTTTGATGACTTTGTGATTGAGAGCAAGAAACAAAGGTTTTTCGATATATTGAACATACTTGTCGCAACTGCACTGGatgaagcttcccacaaaaatgGTTTACCGTTCCAATCGGTTATGGTACCTCCAGCGCCTTCTATTACAGGAACCAGAGCAAGGAAATCATATGGCTGACGAAGCATAACATTGACTTCAATTAGTAAGATGTGATCGGACAGTACCAGTTGAAGATTGGTACATTAAGCATTCACTTTTGACAAGAAATTATAGTGGTGTTATTCTAAAAGAGAAGTTACCTTTAGACCCGATTCAATAACAAGATCGACAAATCCAGAAGCCAGGAGAGCGTAAGCATAACAATCACAGCCGTATAATGGCATCTTCACCTGTAACAATAGAATTTAAAGAAATGATTTACTAATGACAATCACTGAACAGAAAAGGGATACAGAAGAGCCCATACGAAAATCAACTGGGTAAGAAGCTCAAATGAGACACTGACTATTGCAATATGTGTTATTCTTCAATTTCTCATAAGGAAGTTTCATCTAAGTTTTGTTTGCCTGTAATATGCTCCAGCGGAGAACAATCCCAATTTAACTAAATTCCATGTCAAGAATTTAATAGACAATTAGATACGAACCTTGTCTCTAACTCGAGCATATGCCTTTTCTGCCTCTCCACTGAATAGATGTGGACTAGTGGTGTATCTGCGCAGTTTAAATATGACTTCTTTCAGGCTACTTCCTTGAAAAGATGACTACAGAAGTATGGCTATTATGGCTCGATGGAGGCAAACTTACAAATATGCTTGTGATAATTTTGGGCAAGAACGCGTTGAGATATCCTCCCCATTTAATTTAGTTCTTCTTCCACTCAGTCCTATCCATCTCTCTTTTAGAATAGGCTGATCAATTATACCTAGAATCTGAAAGGGAAAACAAGGTCAGTTAGTAAAGCCCATATGCAATTCTTCAGAATCAGAGAAGTTGCTAAACAGTTCAGCATGCGTAAACTACTCtacaattaacacaaaacagGTTACATGCTATGCAACAAACAAGGGAAGCTTGCAAAAAAATGACAGAGTCGGTGTCTTACCGGTTTACCTTTGTAGAGCAAAGCTATCAACGTACCAAACACGGGTTTCCCTGAGACGAAGCAATTGATAGCACAGTCAAATCCTCAAAACCCTTGATAAGACAATGGAAATGACAAAATATTAGAATAACGAGCGCACCTGTGATAAAGCTCTTTGTTCCATCGATTGGGTCCAAGACCCAAACATAGTCTGCAGATTCCTGTTCGCATCTCCAACccttctcttcaccaaatctacAGTTTCAGATTTGACAATGTGAATAAATATGAACACATGGGACTGCTAGATGCTGTGTACAAA from the Camelina sativa cultivar DH55 chromosome 12, Cs, whole genome shotgun sequence genome contains:
- the LOC104729217 gene encoding bifunctional phosphatase IMPL2, chloroplastic, translated to MRLHNNHHLSLSIQKPFRRWLVDSLAVPSTKMLAQSHSLCKSFDLIPPPSPVLRSTTTTSSLRLPSSPRSSRFSFLSSSSTSAATVSRGRISLTMASNTKRPDLIENIPSELSEIELDRFAAVGNALADASGEVIRKYFRKKFDIVEKDDMSPVTIADQMAEEAMVSIIFQNLPSHAIFGEEKGWRCEQESADYVWVLDPIDGTKSFITGKPVFGTLIALLYKGKPILGIIDQPILKERWIGLSGRRTKLNGEDISTRSCPKLSQAYLYTTSPHLFSGEAEKAYARVRDKVKMPLYGCDCYAYALLASGFVDLVIESGLKPYDFLALVPVIEGAGGTITDWNGKPFLWEASSSAVATSFNVVAAGDSDIHQQALESLEWQ